One genomic segment of Chryseobacterium phocaeense includes these proteins:
- a CDS encoding bacteriocin, producing the protein MKKSNFSKRKLSKKELKEISGGARPVCPRVVSCIDPATGEELYGVYGVQDGYCC; encoded by the coding sequence ATGAAAAAATCAAATTTCTCAAAAAGAAAGCTTTCAAAAAAAGAATTGAAGGAAATCAGTGGAGGAGCAAGACCGGTTTGCCCTAGAGTAGTAAGCTGCATTGATCCGGCAACGGGTGAAGAGCTGTATGGAGTGTACGGTGTTCAGGATGGCTATTGCTGCTAA
- a CDS encoding NAD kinase gives MKAAIYSQKKDLDTFLYLSKFISELETRGVKSVLYDEMAEALQFSKIFETFNSKQDLLDKEVDLFFTFGGDGTIVNSLTFIEDLEIPIVGVNTGRLGFLASFTKEEAFKELDAILKGDVKTSRRAVIEVVSPRSDDFFPYALNDVTVSRKETTSMITVDSYINDEFLNVFWGDGVIVSTPTGSTAYSLSCGGPIISPNNENFVITPIAPHNLNVRPLVVNDRVEIKFRVESRVPQYSLSLDSRLVHIETDKEIIIKKADFQILLVQPNHLSFYETIRQKLLWGKDKRN, from the coding sequence ATGAAGGCAGCCATATACTCTCAGAAAAAAGACCTCGATACTTTTTTATATTTAAGCAAGTTTATTTCTGAACTTGAAACCCGGGGCGTAAAATCTGTTCTGTATGATGAAATGGCTGAAGCGCTTCAATTCTCAAAGATATTTGAAACATTCAACAGCAAGCAGGACCTTCTGGATAAAGAAGTAGACCTGTTTTTTACTTTCGGAGGCGATGGAACCATCGTGAATTCATTGACTTTTATTGAAGATCTTGAAATCCCAATTGTTGGGGTCAATACCGGAAGACTTGGTTTCCTGGCCAGCTTTACCAAAGAAGAAGCATTCAAAGAGCTTGATGCCATTTTAAAAGGAGACGTCAAAACAAGCCGCCGGGCCGTTATTGAAGTTGTTTCACCCAGGTCAGACGATTTTTTCCCGTATGCGCTGAATGATGTTACCGTTTCAAGAAAAGAAACCACGTCTATGATCACCGTAGATTCTTATATCAACGATGAGTTTCTGAATGTCTTCTGGGGAGACGGCGTTATTGTCTCTACTCCCACGGGATCTACTGCCTATTCTTTAAGCTGTGGCGGACCCATAATTTCTCCGAACAACGAAAATTTCGTCATTACTCCTATTGCTCCCCACAACCTGAATGTGAGACCTTTAGTGGTTAATGACCGGGTAGAAATAAAATTCAGAGTGGAAAGCAGAGTCCCTCAATACTCCCTTTCGCTGGACTCAAGGCTGGTGCATATTGAAACCGACAAAGAAATTATCATCAAAAAGGCCGATTTTCAGATCCTCCTGGTGCAGCCCAACCATTTAAGTTTCTACGAAACGATCCGTCAGAAGCTGCTTTGGGGTAAGGACAAAAGAAATTAG
- the accD gene encoding acetyl-CoA carboxylase, carboxyltransferase subunit beta yields MAFDWFKRKAKNITTSTDEKKDVPKGLWHQTPSGKVVEHDELRRNNYVSPEDGFHVRIGSAEFFEILFDEGKFTELDANVESIDILNFKDTKAYKDRLKEVKAKTKLTDSIRNAVGTVKGTEMVVSCMDFAFIGGSLGSVMGEKIRRAVDYCIANKLPYMIICQSGGARMQEATYSLMQLAKVQAKLAQLSEAGLLYIAYLCDPTFGGITASFAMTADIIMAEPGALIGFAGPRVIRETIGRDLPEGFQTSEFLQEKGFVDFIVKRTEIKDTVAKTVNLLAVKA; encoded by the coding sequence ATGGCATTCGACTGGTTTAAAAGAAAAGCAAAAAACATTACCACCTCTACTGATGAAAAAAAGGATGTTCCCAAAGGTCTTTGGCATCAGACTCCATCAGGAAAAGTTGTGGAGCATGATGAGCTCAGAAGAAACAACTACGTTTCTCCTGAAGACGGATTTCACGTAAGAATAGGAAGTGCAGAATTTTTTGAGATCCTTTTTGACGAAGGAAAGTTCACAGAGCTGGATGCCAATGTTGAAAGTATTGATATCTTAAACTTCAAGGATACAAAGGCATACAAAGACCGTTTAAAAGAAGTAAAAGCCAAAACAAAACTTACCGATTCTATCAGAAACGCAGTAGGAACTGTAAAAGGAACTGAAATGGTGGTTTCCTGTATGGATTTTGCCTTTATCGGAGGCTCATTAGGTTCCGTAATGGGTGAAAAGATCAGAAGAGCAGTAGATTACTGTATTGCCAATAAACTTCCGTACATGATCATCTGCCAGTCCGGTGGAGCGAGAATGCAGGAAGCTACGTATTCACTGATGCAGCTTGCCAAAGTACAGGCTAAACTGGCCCAGCTTTCGGAAGCGGGGCTTTTATACATTGCTTATCTGTGTGATCCTACTTTTGGAGGAATCACGGCTTCTTTCGCGATGACTGCGGACATTATCATGGCTGAGCCGGGAGCATTAATCGGATTTGCAGGTCCAAGGGTAATCCGTGAGACTATCGGAAGAGATCTTCCGGAAGGTTTCCAGACTTCTGAATTCTTACAGGAAAAAGGATTCGTGGATTTTATTGTAAAAAGAACTGAAATTAAAGATACAGTCGCTAAAACAGTTAATTTATTGGCTGTAAAAGCATAG
- a CDS encoding RNA methyltransferase: MVQKLKLEELNRIDVETFKKVEKIPLVIILDNLRSMHNVGASFRTADAFLIEKIILCGITPQPPHREIHKAALGATESVDWSHESDINTAIDEYKSLGYEIIGIEQTTDSRMITDFTIEKTKKYALILGNEVDGISDEALPNIDTFLEIPQLGTKHSLNVSVCGGIVMWEFAKALK, encoded by the coding sequence TTGGTACAAAAATTAAAACTGGAAGAACTTAACAGAATAGATGTAGAAACATTTAAGAAGGTTGAGAAAATTCCATTGGTCATTATTTTAGACAATCTAAGGAGCATGCATAATGTAGGGGCATCTTTCAGGACGGCAGATGCCTTTCTGATTGAAAAAATAATTTTATGCGGCATTACTCCTCAGCCTCCTCACCGCGAAATCCATAAGGCAGCACTTGGGGCTACAGAAAGTGTGGACTGGAGCCATGAAAGTGATATCAACACCGCGATTGATGAATATAAAAGCCTTGGATACGAGATCATCGGTATTGAACAGACCACAGACAGCCGAATGATCACGGATTTCACCATAGAAAAAACTAAAAAATATGCCCTGATCCTGGGCAACGAAGTGGATGGGATAAGCGACGAGGCCCTACCGAATATTGATACATTTCTTGAAATTCCTCAGCTCGGAACGAAGCACTCCCTGAATGTGAGTGTCTGCGGCGGAATTGTGATGTGGGAATTTGCCAAAGCCCTAAAATAA
- the mutS gene encoding DNA mismatch repair protein MutS, which yields MAKAAKKETPLMTQYNTIKVKYPDALLLFRVGDFYETFGQDAIKTSQILGIVLTKRANGEGHIELAGFPHHSVDSYLPKLVRAGMRVAICDQLEDPKMVKGIVKRGVTELVTPGVTFNDQVLNSKKNNFLLSLHKDKEKYGIAMVDVSTGEFLVSEGNLEKILHIITTFDPSEIIYQRSVQLPDLLKNKSAFKLEDWAFQYNFAYEKLTSHFKTNSLKGFGVENLPLAITAAGSIFAYLVEDTHHNLLAHITKLQIIPQEEYLMMDNFTLRNLEIVYPSNPQGKSLLDIIDKTSTPMGGRLLRRRIILPLKSVDEIMRRLSLIDFLNENDQLKYEICQLLKSISDLDRLMGKLAAEKISPKELGYLRQSLINIHQIKALLHPHADVMAWLEPLFDMEELTKFLQNHLNEELPVNISKGNIIKSEISEELDRLRNLQSKGRGFLDEMCQREIERTGISSLKIDFNNVFGYYIEVRNTHKDKVPGDWLRKQTLVNAERYITEELKEYESQILGAEEKISVLENELYRNVCAETMVYMDQIQGNSNIIAQLDVAAGLSELAVSESYTKPVLNQGYGIDLKEARHPIIENALPLGEKYIPNDIFLDKDSQQIIMVTGPNMAGKSAILRQTAIVCLLAQIGSFVPAKHAEIGVLDKIFTRVGATDNISAGESTFMVEMNEAANILNNISERSLILLDEIGRGTSTYDGVSIAWAIAEYLHQHPTQAKTLFATHYHELNEMTVNFERVKNFHVSIQENKGNIIFLRKLVPGGSEHSFGIHVAKLAGMPSKVVNRANEILKTLEASRTQTTSTAESIKRVTEENMQLSFFQLDDPVLENIREELTKIDINTLTPIEALMKLNSIKKMIGG from the coding sequence ATGGCAAAAGCAGCGAAGAAAGAAACCCCGTTAATGACGCAGTACAATACCATCAAGGTAAAATATCCTGATGCGCTTTTGTTATTCAGAGTAGGAGACTTTTATGAAACTTTTGGGCAGGATGCCATTAAGACTTCCCAGATCCTGGGTATTGTTCTTACCAAAAGAGCCAATGGAGAAGGGCATATAGAGCTGGCAGGATTTCCTCATCATTCGGTGGATTCTTATTTGCCGAAACTGGTACGCGCAGGAATGAGGGTTGCGATCTGCGATCAGCTGGAAGATCCGAAAATGGTGAAAGGGATCGTAAAAAGAGGAGTTACCGAACTGGTGACTCCCGGGGTTACATTCAATGACCAGGTTTTGAATTCAAAAAAGAACAACTTCCTTCTTTCGCTCCATAAAGATAAAGAAAAGTACGGAATCGCCATGGTAGACGTGTCTACCGGTGAATTTCTGGTCAGTGAAGGAAATCTGGAAAAGATCCTGCATATCATTACCACTTTTGATCCCAGTGAAATTATCTATCAGAGAAGCGTCCAGCTGCCGGACCTGCTGAAAAATAAAAGTGCTTTTAAACTTGAAGATTGGGCTTTTCAATACAATTTTGCCTACGAAAAACTGACTTCCCATTTTAAAACGAATTCGTTAAAAGGTTTTGGAGTTGAAAATCTTCCTTTGGCCATTACGGCAGCAGGATCTATTTTCGCTTATCTGGTGGAAGATACCCACCACAACCTTCTGGCCCATATTACGAAACTTCAGATCATTCCACAGGAAGAATATCTGATGATGGATAATTTCACCCTGAGAAATCTTGAAATTGTGTATCCAAGCAACCCACAGGGGAAATCACTGCTGGATATTATCGATAAGACCTCTACTCCGATGGGGGGAAGACTGTTGAGAAGAAGGATTATTCTTCCGCTGAAATCAGTGGACGAAATCATGAGAAGACTTTCCCTGATTGATTTCCTGAATGAAAATGACCAGCTGAAATACGAAATCTGCCAGCTTTTGAAATCTATTTCGGACTTAGATCGTCTGATGGGGAAACTTGCTGCAGAAAAAATATCTCCGAAAGAACTGGGGTATCTGCGTCAGAGTCTTATTAATATTCACCAGATCAAAGCATTACTCCATCCGCATGCTGATGTAATGGCCTGGCTGGAACCTTTATTTGATATGGAAGAGTTGACCAAGTTTTTACAGAATCATCTCAATGAGGAGCTTCCGGTGAATATCTCCAAAGGAAATATCATCAAATCAGAAATATCTGAAGAGCTGGACAGGCTGAGAAATCTCCAGAGCAAAGGGCGTGGTTTCCTGGATGAAATGTGCCAGCGGGAAATAGAAAGAACAGGAATTTCAAGCCTTAAAATTGATTTTAATAATGTATTCGGGTACTATATAGAAGTAAGGAATACCCATAAAGATAAGGTTCCGGGAGACTGGCTGAGAAAACAGACCTTGGTGAACGCAGAACGCTATATTACTGAAGAACTGAAGGAATATGAAAGCCAGATTTTAGGTGCCGAAGAGAAGATCAGTGTCCTGGAAAATGAGCTGTACAGAAATGTATGTGCCGAAACAATGGTGTATATGGACCAGATCCAGGGAAATTCCAATATCATTGCACAGCTTGATGTGGCAGCCGGACTTTCCGAATTGGCCGTTTCCGAAAGTTATACAAAGCCTGTCCTTAATCAGGGATATGGCATAGACCTTAAAGAAGCGAGACACCCAATTATTGAGAATGCACTTCCTTTAGGTGAAAAATACATTCCGAACGATATATTTTTAGATAAAGATTCCCAGCAGATTATTATGGTTACAGGACCGAACATGGCCGGTAAATCGGCTATCCTGCGTCAGACTGCTATTGTCTGCCTTCTGGCGCAGATCGGAAGTTTTGTTCCTGCAAAACATGCTGAAATCGGGGTTCTGGATAAAATCTTTACCAGGGTAGGAGCTACGGACAATATCTCTGCCGGAGAATCTACATTTATGGTGGAAATGAATGAAGCCGCCAATATCCTGAACAATATTTCTGAACGAAGCCTTATTCTTCTGGATGAAATAGGTCGCGGAACATCCACCTATGACGGGGTTTCCATCGCATGGGCCATTGCAGAATACCTGCATCAGCACCCGACACAGGCTAAAACACTTTTTGCAACACATTATCACGAGCTGAATGAAATGACCGTGAACTTTGAAAGGGTGAAAAACTTCCATGTTTCCATCCAGGAAAATAAAGGAAATATTATCTTCTTAAGAAAGCTTGTTCCCGGAGGAAGCGAGCACAGCTTCGGGATTCACGTGGCTAAGCTCGCAGGAATGCCTTCAAAAGTAGTTAACCGGGCCAATGAGATCCTGAAAACCCTTGAAGCCAGCCGTACACAAACGACCAGTACTGCAGAAAGCATCAAAAGGGTGACGGAAGAGAATATGCAGCTCTCTTTTTTCCAGCTGGACGATCCCGTTCTGGAAAATATCCGCGAAGAGCTTACGAAAATAGATATCAATACATTAACGCCGATCGAGGCACTGATGAAACTGAACTCGATAAAAAAAATGATTGGAGGTTAA
- a CDS encoding TlpA family protein disulfide reductase — protein sequence MKNLLSILTLFISFAVCSAQQAEVPSMKYEDLEKRLEKENDKLLVVNFWSTTCAPCVKELPHFMEVNDQHKSNPKFKMLLVSLDRLVDKERVIKFIKNKNIGAEVILLDDIKRMNTWIPRFEKNWDGNIPITIFYKNGEKIHFNDGEMSKEDLEKTINENLK from the coding sequence ATGAAGAATTTATTAAGTATACTGACTCTTTTCATAAGCTTTGCGGTATGTAGTGCACAACAGGCAGAAGTACCTTCCATGAAATATGAAGATCTTGAGAAAAGGCTGGAAAAAGAAAATGATAAGCTGCTGGTGGTCAACTTCTGGTCAACCACCTGTGCGCCTTGCGTAAAAGAACTGCCCCACTTTATGGAAGTCAATGATCAGCATAAAAGTAACCCAAAATTTAAAATGCTTCTGGTTTCGCTGGACAGGCTGGTGGACAAGGAAAGGGTAATAAAGTTCATCAAAAATAAAAATATCGGGGCAGAAGTGATCCTGCTGGATGATATCAAAAGGATGAATACCTGGATCCCGAGGTTTGAGAAAAACTGGGATGGAAATATTCCGATCACCATTTTCTATAAAAATGGCGAAAAAATACATTTCAACGACGGCGAAATGAGTAAGGAAGACCTGGAAAAGACAATCAATGAAAATTTAAAATAA
- a CDS encoding cupin-like domain-containing protein encodes MILENVDVVNDISKEDFQKNYFKKHKPLLIKNFASRWDAFDQWNLAYIREKAGDQVVPLYDNKPADASKSSDAPVTNMKMKDYIDRIKSGPSDLRIFFYIITDRLPELLKNFTYPDLGIKFFKRLPTLFFGGSEAHVLMHYDVDLGDFLHIHFEGKKRILLFDQKQSAFLYKVPLSVHTVYDIDYENPDYEKFPALQYAKGYEIFMEHGDALFIPGAFWHFNRYLEPGFSMSLRALPNKPGVFANMMYHVFIMRYTDKLLRKLFKAKWVNFKQKWAYEKGAEAFEKKRKPGRM; translated from the coding sequence ATGATCCTCGAAAACGTAGATGTAGTAAACGATATCAGTAAAGAAGATTTTCAGAAGAATTATTTCAAAAAACACAAGCCGCTTCTGATTAAGAATTTTGCGAGCCGATGGGATGCATTCGATCAGTGGAATCTTGCTTATATCCGTGAAAAAGCAGGTGATCAGGTAGTTCCATTGTATGATAATAAACCCGCCGATGCTTCCAAAAGTTCGGATGCCCCGGTAACGAATATGAAAATGAAGGATTATATAGACCGCATCAAAAGCGGACCATCAGATCTCCGTATTTTCTTCTACATCATTACTGACCGGCTTCCGGAGCTGCTGAAAAACTTCACCTATCCGGATCTGGGGATTAAATTTTTTAAGAGGCTTCCCACTCTTTTCTTCGGTGGCAGTGAAGCCCACGTACTGATGCATTACGATGTGGATCTCGGGGATTTTCTTCATATCCATTTCGAAGGTAAAAAGAGAATCCTGCTGTTTGATCAGAAACAGTCTGCTTTCCTGTATAAAGTCCCGCTTTCTGTGCATACGGTCTACGATATAGATTATGAAAACCCGGATTACGAGAAATTTCCCGCTTTACAATATGCAAAAGGATATGAAATTTTTATGGAGCATGGCGATGCCCTGTTTATTCCCGGGGCATTCTGGCATTTCAACAGATACCTGGAACCGGGATTTTCCATGTCACTGAGAGCACTGCCGAATAAGCCCGGTGTTTTCGCCAATATGATGTACCATGTATTCATTATGCGGTACACCGATAAACTTCTCCGCAAACTGTTTAAAGCTAAGTGGGTGAATTTCAAACAGAAATGGGCCTATGAAAAAGGGGCGGAAGCTTTTGAAAAGAAGAGAAAACCGGGAAGAATGTAA
- the fbaA gene encoding class II fructose-bisphosphate aldolase — protein MSRIFPAGVATGQLVTDIFQYAKENKFALPAVNVIGSSNVNAVMETAAKLNSPVIIQFSNGGAAYNAGKGLSNDGQKAAILGAIAGAKHIHTLAEAYGATVILHTDHCAKKLLPWIDGLMDANEEFFRQTGKSLYSSHMLDLSEEPLEENIEISAQYFERMAKLKMTLEVEIGVTGGEEDGVDNSDVDNSKLYTQPEDVAYTYEKLKAISENFTIAAAFGNVHGVYKPGNVVLTPKILDNSQKFVQEKFGTADKPVNFVFHGGSGSTLEEIREAIDYGVIKMNIDTDLQFAYTEGVRDYMVNNIDYLRAQIGNPEGEEKPNKKFYDPRVWVRKGEETFSTRLVQAFEDLNNVNTLK, from the coding sequence ATGAGCAGAATTTTTCCGGCAGGAGTTGCCACAGGTCAGCTAGTTACTGATATTTTTCAGTATGCTAAAGAAAACAAATTTGCACTTCCTGCAGTAAACGTAATTGGTTCAAGCAATGTAAATGCTGTCATGGAAACGGCAGCGAAACTCAACTCTCCTGTAATTATCCAGTTTTCAAACGGTGGAGCGGCTTACAATGCCGGAAAAGGATTGAGCAATGACGGACAGAAAGCTGCTATTTTAGGAGCTATCGCCGGAGCAAAGCACATTCACACGCTTGCTGAAGCTTACGGAGCCACTGTAATTTTACATACAGACCACTGCGCTAAGAAATTATTGCCCTGGATTGACGGTTTGATGGATGCTAATGAAGAATTCTTCAGACAAACCGGAAAATCCCTTTACTCTTCTCATATGCTTGACCTTTCTGAGGAGCCTTTGGAAGAAAACATCGAAATCTCTGCTCAGTACTTCGAAAGAATGGCTAAGCTTAAAATGACACTTGAAGTGGAAATCGGAGTAACAGGTGGTGAAGAAGACGGAGTAGACAACTCAGACGTTGACAACTCAAAATTATATACACAGCCTGAAGACGTAGCGTATACGTATGAAAAGCTAAAGGCTATTTCTGAAAACTTTACTATTGCAGCTGCATTCGGTAACGTACACGGAGTTTACAAGCCAGGAAACGTGGTTCTTACCCCGAAAATCCTTGACAACTCTCAGAAATTCGTTCAGGAGAAATTCGGAACAGCAGACAAGCCGGTGAACTTTGTATTCCATGGTGGTTCAGGATCTACTTTAGAAGAGATCAGAGAAGCCATTGACTATGGAGTAATTAAAATGAATATTGATACTGACCTTCAGTTCGCTTACACAGAAGGGGTTAGAGATTATATGGTTAACAATATTGATTATTTAAGAGCCCAGATCGGAAACCCTGAAGGAGAAGAAAAGCCTAACAAGAAATTCTACGATCCAAGAGTTTGGGTAAGAAAAGGTGAGGAAACTTTCTCTACAAGACTGGTTCAGGCGTTTGAGGATTTAAATAACGTAAATACTTTAAAATAA
- a CDS encoding CBS domain-containing protein, which yields MFIKDYISKDFPCFSLTDSIESARDTLDDFGYSHIFIKKSHHFYGALAEDFLYEGDGILKDLEHQIERFAILEDNNIMDSIRLFYTFNANVIPVINKNEKYLGYITCEDIFQNLSRYPLFSESGAILTIETPARKYSMTEIANIVESNNSKFYGGFITLMSDEVIQVTIKISNENLSSIDATFDRYDYRVVQKYYSDEKSDLFKDRFGFFQKFIEI from the coding sequence ATGTTTATCAAGGATTATATCTCAAAAGACTTTCCATGTTTTAGCCTGACTGACTCGATAGAATCAGCGAGGGATACATTAGACGATTTTGGATATTCCCATATTTTCATTAAAAAATCCCATCATTTCTACGGAGCTCTTGCAGAAGATTTCCTATATGAAGGAGACGGAATACTGAAGGATCTGGAACACCAGATCGAACGGTTTGCTATTCTGGAAGACAACAATATAATGGACAGTATCCGTCTGTTTTATACGTTCAATGCCAACGTGATCCCGGTGATCAACAAGAATGAAAAGTACCTGGGGTATATTACGTGCGAGGATATCTTTCAGAACCTTTCCCGTTATCCTTTATTTTCAGAGTCCGGGGCCATCCTTACCATAGAAACGCCGGCCAGAAAATATTCGATGACGGAAATCGCCAATATTGTGGAAAGCAACAATTCCAAGTTCTATGGCGGGTTTATTACATTAATGTCTGATGAGGTGATTCAGGTGACCATTAAGATCAGCAATGAAAATCTTTCCTCAATAGACGCTACTTTTGACCGGTACGATTACAGAGTTGTTCAGAAATACTATTCTGATGAGAAATCAGACCTATTTAAAGACCGGTTTGGATTTTTCCAAAAATTCATAGAAATATAA
- a CDS encoding bestrophin family protein codes for MRAYNTKHFLKILFSMHKSDTMKILFPTMILVGLYSWGIQFLEVEYLHLTAKSGVSNVGMIHSLLGFVLSLLLVFRTNTAYDRWWEGRKLWGKLVNDTRNFAIKISTILGDDRQNTEQIARYLKYFPHFLAKHLSKESTRLALDEDYSEIEKSLKHHGPSEIIILLSHKLNQLKKEGKISDVEMLYLDTQLSGFLDVCGGCERIKNTPIPYSYSSFVKKFIILYVLALPVAYVITIGLLMIPLTVFVYYVLMSLELIAEEIEDPFNNDENDIPMETLAQNIEKNVHQIMGLKK; via the coding sequence ATGAGAGCCTACAACACCAAGCATTTCCTGAAGATCCTGTTCAGTATGCACAAAAGTGATACCATGAAGATCCTTTTCCCTACGATGATCCTTGTGGGGCTTTATTCATGGGGAATCCAGTTTCTGGAGGTAGAATATCTCCACCTTACCGCAAAATCGGGAGTGAGTAATGTAGGAATGATCCATTCCCTGCTGGGCTTTGTTCTTTCGCTGCTGCTGGTATTCCGGACGAATACGGCTTATGACAGATGGTGGGAAGGCCGGAAGCTCTGGGGGAAACTGGTAAATGACACCCGGAATTTTGCCATAAAGATCAGTACCATTCTTGGAGATGACCGTCAGAATACGGAACAGATTGCCCGGTATTTAAAGTATTTTCCGCATTTCCTTGCCAAACATCTTTCCAAGGAATCTACAAGACTGGCTTTGGATGAAGACTATTCTGAAATTGAGAAATCCCTGAAACACCACGGTCCGAGTGAAATTATCATTCTTTTAAGTCACAAACTTAATCAGCTCAAAAAGGAAGGAAAAATCTCTGATGTTGAAATGCTGTATCTGGACACCCAGCTTTCCGGATTTCTGGATGTGTGCGGAGGGTGCGAGAGAATAAAAAACACGCCTATTCCTTATTCTTACTCCTCATTTGTAAAGAAATTTATCATTCTATATGTATTGGCGCTTCCCGTTGCTTATGTAATTACCATCGGGCTGCTGATGATTCCGCTTACCGTATTTGTCTATTATGTCCTGATGAGTCTGGAACTGATTGCAGAAGAAATAGAAGATCCCTTCAACAATGACGAAAATGACATTCCAATGGAAACCCTGGCCCAGAATATTGAAAAAAACGTTCACCAGATCATGGGGCTGAAAAAATAA
- a CDS encoding toxin-antitoxin system YwqK family antitoxin produces MKYTFLLLITASSWAIAQKPCGYKDGLQEGSCKDFYENGQVKQVVEWKKGKIEGEAIYYYDNGKVQAKGENKKGHKAKEWSYYDRNGVLTSKETFRNGEKNVYDDSSLATFYTPAGKITEISNYRMGKLHGESKLYHEDGKSVKQIGQYQDGLAAGKWKVYYPSGKLQRETEFVNDKWNGSRVHYREDGKVEKTETYRDGKLISTK; encoded by the coding sequence ATGAAATACACTTTTCTGCTATTGATTACCGCATCATCGTGGGCTATAGCACAAAAACCATGCGGATATAAAGACGGACTTCAGGAAGGATCCTGCAAGGATTTCTACGAAAACGGGCAGGTAAAACAGGTCGTGGAATGGAAAAAGGGGAAAATAGAAGGCGAAGCAATCTATTATTATGATAATGGAAAGGTACAGGCAAAAGGAGAAAATAAAAAAGGCCATAAAGCAAAAGAGTGGTCTTATTATGACAGAAATGGAGTTCTGACTTCCAAAGAGACTTTCAGAAATGGGGAGAAGAATGTTTATGATGACAGTTCTCTGGCTACTTTTTACACTCCTGCCGGAAAAATAACCGAAATTTCCAATTACAGAATGGGCAAGCTGCATGGTGAAAGCAAACTGTATCATGAAGACGGAAAGTCTGTAAAACAGATCGGGCAGTATCAGGACGGGCTGGCTGCAGGAAAATGGAAGGTTTATTACCCATCCGGAAAATTACAGCGTGAAACAGAGTTTGTGAACGACAAATGGAACGGAAGCCGGGTGCATTACCGTGAAGACGGCAAAGTTGAAAAAACGGAAACATACAGAGACGGAAAATTAATCTCAACAAAATAA
- a CDS encoding GNAT family N-acetyltransferase: MIYPVLETERLILRQLNPNDAEDLFEYFSLDEVMEYYDLETFKTLEDARNIINYFNGEFEKGKGFRWALELKSEKKVIGTCGYHNWFPGHFRAEIGYELNPKFWRNSYMKEAILPILIFGFERMQLHRVDAFTDPANIASEKLLESLNFKAEGILRDYFFEKGKFVDAKIFGLINE, encoded by the coding sequence ATGATCTATCCGGTTTTAGAAACTGAAAGGCTTATTTTAAGACAATTGAATCCAAATGATGCAGAAGATCTCTTTGAATATTTTTCCCTGGATGAAGTCATGGAATATTATGACCTGGAAACTTTCAAAACCTTGGAAGATGCCAGAAATATCATCAATTACTTTAACGGTGAATTTGAAAAAGGAAAGGGATTCCGCTGGGCACTGGAGCTGAAATCTGAAAAAAAGGTTATAGGAACCTGCGGCTACCACAACTGGTTTCCTGGTCATTTCCGTGCAGAGATCGGTTATGAGCTCAATCCTAAATTCTGGAGAAATTCTTATATGAAGGAAGCGATTCTTCCTATTCTGATATTCGGGTTTGAAAGAATGCAGCTGCACCGGGTGGATGCCTTTACAGATCCGGCCAATATAGCTTCAGAAAAATTATTGGAATCCTTAAACTTTAAAGCCGAAGGAATCCTCCGTGATTATTTTTTCGAAAAAGGAAAATTTGTGGATGCGAAGATTTTTGGACTGATTAATGAATAA